The following are from one region of the Silene latifolia isolate original U9 population chromosome 9, ASM4854445v1, whole genome shotgun sequence genome:
- the LOC141600380 gene encoding uncharacterized protein At2g34460, chloroplastic, with the protein MISISASFLNNKTFLLHSLPISTLPFSFPSFFTVAKFHSFSLKATKMDESEIKVENEENNTRNIEKKIFVAGATGNTGKRIVEQLLAKGFTVKAGVRDVNKAKSTFTDNPALQIVKTDVTEGSDKLADAISDDSEAVICATGFQRSWDPLAPWKVDYYGTINLVEACRKRGVKRFILISSILVNGAAMGQLLNPAYVFLNIFGLVLVAKLQAENYIRKSGINYTIIRPGGLKNDPPSGNIVMEPEDTLSGGSISRDQVAEVAVEALSNPEASYKAVEIIAKPEAPKRSFEDLFSAIKQR; encoded by the exons ATGATATCAATTTCTGCATCCTTCCTTAATAATAAAACCTTTCTCCTCCACTCCCTCCCTATTTCAACGCTACCCTTTTCCTTTCCTTCATTTTTTACTGTCGCCAAATTCCATTCTTTTTCTCTCAAAGCAACCAAG ATGGATGAGAGTGAAATCAAGGTGGAGAACGAAGAAAATAATACTAGGAATATTGAGAAGAAAATATTTGTAGCAGGAGCAACAGGAAACACAGGGAAAAGAATAGTTGAGCAATTACTTGCAAAGGGTTTTACGGTTAAAGCCGGTGTTCGTGATGTAAACAAGGCTAAATCCACTTTCACTGATAATCCTGCCCTTCAAATT GTTAAGACTGATGTTACCGAGGGATCAGACAAGCTTGCGGATGCTATAAGTGATGACTCTGAGGCTGTAATATGTGCAACCGGATTCCAACGTTCCTGGGATCCGTTGGCGCCATGGAAG GTGGATTATTATGGAACTATCAATCTTGTTGAAGCATGCCGAAAGCGTGGAGTTAAGAGATTCATCCTTATAAGCTCCATTTTAGTCAATGGCGCTGCAATGGGACAACTCTTGAATCCAGCCTATGTCTTTCTCAATATATTTGGACTTGTATTAGTTGCCAAACTTCAAGCAGAAAATTATATCAGGAAATCGGGTATTAATTACACTATAATAAGGCCCGGTGGATTGAAAAATGATCCCCCTTCTGGAAACATAGTAATGGAACCAGAG GATACTTTAAGTGGAGGAAGTATATCAAGGGATCAAGTTGCTGAAGTGGCCGTCGAGGCGTTGAGTAATCCCGAGGCTTCTTACAAAGCTGTGGAGATAATTGCCAAACCTGAAGCTCCTAAGCGCTCATTTGAGGACTTATTTTCTGCAATCAAGCAACGCTGA